GGTTAAATATTCAGAGAAAATGGGACACCGTTATTAGCAAAATCGATCATTTGAGTTTTATATAATCTTGAATTGCCTTAAAGGTTTCCTCATAGGCAAGAAAATTCTAGatggtttctttccttaaaaagcTCCATGGTATACTCAGCAGAAAGCACCACCCATCTGTTCAGCTAATACATACCCTGTGGCAATGACTCCACCATGTGGAAAAAATGTGCAGCAAAGCCCATTGGTCATAGGAGCAAATGCAATGGGAGTTTTCAGTTCCAGGGCCCAGATCCTGAGGAGTCTGGATGGGGAGAGAGAACATCTGGATATTAGCTGACCCAGGGCCAGACCAAGAGGGCCTTGCTGCCATTACTTGCAAGCACTTGTTCTGAGGCCATGTAAAGAGAGTTCTCTTCGTTACCTGTCATCTGCCACCGTGGCAAGGTACAAGCCTTCCGGAGAGAAGCACACAGATCTCAGTGAGCTAATGTGGACGTCACTGTCATCCATGGCGGGGTCAACCTGGGTGTGGCTGGGAAAGAAACAGGATGGCAGGCCTGGAGTGATGGCTGCTCTCCACCCTCCATCATCACCCTAGGCAGGAAGCCAAACTGCCCTGGCTACAAAAGGGCTCGAGATGCATTGTGTGCCCCTCGTGGAAAAGCTTGGGATTTGCACACTGGGAAAAAAAAGGGTATCTCAGAAGGCTCCAGGTGTCCTGTGGATGAAGGGTTACTAACACTTCCTTGTGCTAATTTGCTTATGCAAAGTAGGTCAGCCCTCACTTTAATGCCACAGTAGAAACTGCAAGTCTTTTTTAGGCTAAGATACATGATAATTATAGGACTGCCTATTATTTGCTTCATAAAACAacagacacaaaaggaaaaaggagaccaAGTTTGTGAGAACATGAAACTCATTTTGGAAAGCACAGTTTCGATAAGAGGCTCTTTCTGAACTTGTTACTACAGTTATTAGTAAATGGAAATAAAGAGTCATATTGAGGCTTCATAATGCTGATTCCGAAGAAGTACACACAGCCACCTGAATCGGGAGACTGGAAGACACTCAAAGCTACTTGAGAGGGCTTAATTGACAAGGCATCACTAAGAAGCAATgaaccaggccaggcgcagtggctcatgcctataatagcagtttgggagactgaggcggtggatcacctgaggtcaggagtttgagactagcctggccaacatggtgaaatcccatctctactaaaaatacaaaaattagccaggcctggtggcgcacgcttgtagtcctagctactcgggaggctcaggcagcagaatcgcttgaacccgggaggtggaggttgcagtgatccaagattgcgccactgcactccagcctgggtgacagagcgagactctgtctcaaaagaaaaagagacccaCTGTGCCTTTTTATCCAGCTTGTCCCCTCCCATGTCCCAGATTCTAAAAGAGACATGTCTAATCCCAGGCAGGTTCCTCATCAGTCCCCCCACAAAAAAGTCATAGCAGGGATTCAGTCCTTACTGGAGTGACCTCAGCCTTTCGCCGGTGTAGGGGTCCCACATAATCACATTGGTATCGTAAGAAGCCGTGACAAGCAGGGCAGAGTCGGGGGAGAAGTCACAAGAGACAACACTGCTTTGATGGCCCTCTAGCTTCCGAATTAACGTGTAGGACCTCATGCTCCATAGAAAGACCTGTGGAAAGTAAGAAGTGCCTGGTTAGGGCAGAAGCAAAGTGCTTAGGACTCAAACGGAGGGAGGGAAAGGTACCACCACCAAATCTGCAGGCCCTGCAGCCAGGGCTGATTCTCTATCCCTTTTCTACAGCTCTTCCAGAATGTGTAGTGTAGGTTTAAATAAGGTAACTGGTCTGGATTCTTGAGGATTTAAAACAATGGGCATGCTCAAGGAGCTCACTATAAGAGAGAATAAACCAGATCAGCCTTAGGAAGACCCCTGCTGAAACGCATGTGCAGAGACTTCTGAGTCTGCTTCTGAGTCCTGTTTGCCAATAGGGTAGTAGTATGTGCTGATGAAGACCTGAGCCAAGTGCTATCTTATTCCACTTAAAAATAAAGGTCAgcggccaggcacgatggcttatgcctgtaatctcagcactttgggtggctgaggtgggtggatcacatgaggccaggagttcaagaccagcctggtcaacatggcaaaaccccatctctactgaaaatacaaaaattagccaggcatggtggtgcacgcctgtaagcccagctatttgggaggttgaggcagaagaatcacttgagcctggtaggtggaggttgcagtgacctgagatcactgcactccagcttgggcgaaagagtaagactgtctcaaatttcttttttaaagggtcAGAAGTGAAATCTGCGGCCACCCCACAAAGTAGTGGCAGGCTGCCAAGGCATTTTACACCCCCCACCTTGTGTATGGAACCATGGAAATCTGTCCCAAGACTGGGCCTCTGACCTAGCTCATCACTTTAAACCTTTGTGAGAAGCATtaagaggattttatttttattcctttaagaaaaccctcaggccgggcacggtggctcacgcctgcaatcccagcactttgggaggcccaggcgggcggatcacctgaggtcaggagttcaagaccagcctggctaacatggtgaaacctcatttctactaaaaatacaaaaaattagccaggcgtggtgtagcacgcctataatcccagctactcaggaggctgaggcaggagaatcgcttgaacctgggaagcggaggttgcagtaagccgagattgcgtcattgcactccagcttgggcaacaacagcgaaactctgtctaaaaaaaaaaaaaaggaaagaaaagaaaagaaaaccctccaaaccacaaaaataaatgatgaacCACCTGGGCTGTACCAAATGGTGAACTCTCAACCTTCCCTTCAGTCACAGCAAGTGGCTCAACGCAACACAAAATTCAAACAGAACTGTTCTCAAATTGTTCTTGGATTTCTAAtacctgtttgttttttcaattaaCAGGATTTCAGGACAAAGTTCAACAAGTAACTGCACTGACATGATTTGAATGGGAAATCCGAATTAGAGGGATTCAAATTTGATGGTTCAAAGGAAATCTGGATTCACATGTGGGCTGCAACTTTTAAAATCTTAGActccaagaagaaaagaaatttaaaaagcaattgttttcccattttataaaggGAAACAGCCCTCTGATGACAGGAGCAACCTGTTTCCAAATCCCTCCTGTCTTTGGGTTCTTGTTAAAGTGCAAGTCACAAGGGACTTTTGCAGGTGGCGGCCACGGCCCACCAGCATGCCTTCTATTGGGGTGGATTTGCGAACGATTTTGagaacactcacacacaccaggCCACCACTTCAGACCTCCATGTCTCAGTGAATTAAAGCAATAATGCTGGAGACTCACCGACTTCTCTCCAGCTGCAGAGCACAGCATGCTGCAGTCTGGGGAGATGGAACAGCAGTAAACCCACTGCAGGTGGCCCGATAACACTTGAATCTGTTTACCTGGcaggaaaaagaagcaaacaatGAGCCAATCCTCAACAAAGCAGGAAGACTGGAGAACGGGAGAACTGGGGTGGTAACAGCCCCCAGCCCAGTATACCCATCAGCTCCTATCAGCTGGGCCCAAGGGTCCAATTTTTAATTCAGAGTAAGAAATATGACCAGATTTGTCATTTAAACACCTGTAATCTATGAATATGATATTCTAATTCCCCACGGAAACCAGTACCTATGGCTTCAACACAATCTATAAGATCAGTAAGGGTGAAGGGGTACATTgatcacttttttgttgtttgtttctgagatggagtcttgctcttgctctgtctcccagactagaatgcagtggcgcgatctcagctcactgcaacctctgcctcccaagttgaagcgattctcctgcctcagcctcctgagtagttgggattacagggatgtgccactgcgcccagctcatttttgtacttttagtagagacagggtttcaccatattggccaggctggtctcagacacctgacctcaggtgctgaTCACTTTTTTTATATAATCTTGAATTGCATTAAAGGTTTCCTCATAGGAAACCATATCAAAGGGACCTTTGATAGCAGAGAATGTTCTTTTTAGGCTCCCCAACCACCTCAAGTACCCTGAAGCATCATTCCCAATTTTAAGAGAGTGTTTATCTTCATTTAAACTCTGTAATGGTTTCTCTGTAATCACAAGGATCCTGCTCCAGACTGTCACCCTCCCAGCCTTGCCAGGATGTCCAGATGAGCAGTGGTGTGGAGTCATTAGGGGCACACATTCTAGAGTCAGACagcttggatttgaatcctgactcCCCTGCTAATTCAGCACATAACCCAGGGTGTCTCACACAATCTCTCCAGctcttgctttaaaaataaaaaagcccatCCATATAGAGGATGGGTGAATAAATGGTGGTATATCTACCCCATTAATGCAGTTGGAATTAGAGATAGATTTTCCATGGGGTACCTACAGTTTAATGAAAAATGCGAGATACAGGGAAAAATCGTGAAGAtgtatgattctatttttgtCAAACAATGACCCAAAAGCCATGAATGCAAACGTGTGTGCACAGGATTATACAAGTAGACAGAAAAATATGGAAGGGTATATACTCCCTAACACAGGGTACCAGGATgcaggggaagaagggaggatgGCAACAGCAGggagggcaagagagagaattGGGAAGGAAAGAGCcaagcaagaaagaagaaaaaataattgttatatgCCTGTACATGgtcatatatatgaatttatttaagtTTATGCGGGTGTATGGATccacaaaaattaatatatttttttttttttttaatttttttgagacagagtcttattctgttgcctaggtgggagtgcaatggcatgatcccggctcactgcaacctctgcctcctgggttcaagcgattctcctgcctcagcctcccgagtagctgggattacaggtacctgccaccgtgccctgctaatttttatatatttttagtagagccggagtgtcaccatgttggctaggctggtctcgaactcctgacctcgagtgatcggcccgccttggcctcccaaagtgctttaattaatattttttaaaagttagtcatggtgcctgtagtcccagctactccggagactgaggcaggaggatcactggagcccaggaggcagaggctacaataagccgagatcgcagcattgcactccagcccatgcaacacagtgagactctgtctcaaaaaataaaggtcAATCATGGTTTCTTCAGCTGTCAAATCTCAGGGTGCTGGGAGTACTGAATAAATTAAGGCATGTTAGGTCAGTGGGGCAGCGCCTGGCAGCTGGGAACACAACTTTATCCCCTCCTCTCCTTGAAAAGCTCTCACAATTGGCCTACTCCATCCCACCCACTCTTGGTCACTCTCACTTGGTCTTTCCTTCCAAGTCATCAAGTGATTTCCAGAGCCACTGCATGGACCTTCCTGAGATGGTGGCAAGCTGCCTCAGTACACACATTAAGCCAGCATTTAAAAAGGCACTGCCAGCCGAGCGTggtacctcacacctgtaatcccagcactttgggaggccgaggtgggcggatcccttcaggtcaggagtgcaagaccagcctgaccatggcaaaaccccgtctctactaaaaatacgaaaattagccaggcatggtggcacacacctggaggaggctctgtctcagaaaaaaaaaaaagaggcactgCCTTGGAGAAGCTGTCCTGATCAGCAGCACATCTTAGactgtgggattacaggttccaCAGTACTGGGCAGAAACCACCTagagtaggccaggcgcagtggctcacgcctgtaatcccagcactttgggaagcccaggtaggcagatcacttgaggtcaggagtttgagaccagcctggccaacatggtgaaaccctgtctctactaaaaatacaaaacattagccaggtatggtggcttacgcctgtagtcccagctacttgggaggctgagacacaagaatcacttgaacctgggaggcggaggttgcagtgagctgagatcgtgccactgcactccagcctgggtgacacagtgagactgcgtctcaagaaaaaacaaacaaacaaaacacctagAGTTATCTTGGTGATCAGATGCCTTCAGATGAGGATGCATGTGCAGTGCCTTAGTTTGTTTGACAAGTTGCTATGGACTAAATGTGCCTCCCACACATaaagccctaatccccaatgtgatggtattaggaggcggGGCTTTTGAGAAGTCAataggtcatgagggtgaagcctcgggaatgggattagtgcccttagaagAAGAGACATGAAAGAGAGAGATCTCTGCCAGATGAGGATGCAGAGAGAAGGTGGCTGTTTACAAGCCAGGCAGCAGGTGCTCACAGACACCAAAACTACTAGCACTTCGCTCACGGACTCCCcaaccttcagaactgtgagaaataaatgtctgttgtttaagccacccagtctctgGCATTGACTAAGATACAAGTTTTCAGGCTCGTTGCTAAAAGAGCAGGAGAAAGGTCCCTCCCATGGCTGTGTGGAGCTGGACAGTCATAGCTTGGGAGAGAGTGCCAGTGCCTTCACACCATGGGGACAAGTGGCCTCTTCATGACCCTCCTTCCAATCCCTCCAGCCCCTGATCCTCTTCATGACCCTTTACCACTGCCTCCTTCCAATCCCTCCAGCCCCTGATCCTCTTCATGACCCTTTACCACTGCCTCCTTCCAATCCCTCCAGCCCCTGAGCCCCATCCAGGGCTGGAGGAATTGAAAAATGGCATTGCAATAAATTCCCCTCTcttatgtcacttttttttttttttttgagacagagtcttgctctgttgcccaggctggagtgcagtgatgcgatctcagctcactgcaacttctgcctcccaggttcaagtgattctcctgcctcagcctcccgagtagctgggactacaggtgcccacgaccacgcccagctcatttttgtattttttagtagagatggggtttggccatgttggccaggctggtcttgaactcctgacctcaggtgatccacccgcctcagcctcccaaagtactgggattacaggcgtgagccactgtgcctggcctcttataTCACCTTTCTAGTTAAGGATCAATCCAGAGATGTATGGAATTCCTTATTGGGCCACCCCTGTATATAGTTTGCTCGAGGCAGAATTTCACAAAACCTGATGCCCCGTAGCCTGAGAGAATTATTCTAGGCTTAGAGTCTGCTTCAAAAAGAAAGTCTTTCTTTCTAACAGGAAGCACCCAACAGGGACttctagatcagtggttctcaacctgggGAGACCTTGCCCTTCACAGGACATGGGGACTTTTTTGCTTGTCACAACTGGAGAGGATGCTACTGGCATCAAAAGAGAAGAGACCAGGCACGCTGCTCAGTGTCTTAGAATGCACAGGAGAGCCCACGACAAAGGGTTATCCAGCCCAAAATATCCATAGTGCCGATGAGAAAACCTGTTCtagatcaaatatttttaacaggGGCAATTCACCCCAAGAGGGTACAAACTAGTTCTTGGTAGCcaaaaaaatcttaacatttttttaCATACAAAGCATAGACATGCATTCAGCACATAAGCAGATATACAATATATCTTCGATATTAAAATAGCCTAAATAGACACACAGTATATGTTTGGTATTAAACTCTAGTTGGTATAGTATTATCTTTGGGGCGGGCAGGGGCGATTAGGAAAAAACTGTCTAAAAGGCTCCTTAAGGGGCAATCACAGAAAAAAACATCAAGAAACACTGTTTTAGATAAAAATGACACTGGTAAAGTGGAGAAAGCAAATACAGTATTTTTGGAGTTGCCAAGTAGTTCCTTCACTTCCCATACCGTGTTTATTCAGGTCCCAGATGCGAAGAGTCTTATCCCGTGACGCGGAGACCAAAATCAAACTGCCACTGGGTGTGAAGCTCAGATCTCTCACGACATCTTGGTGGCCGGAAAGATTCAAAAGCAGGAGCCCTGGCATGGGAGCAGGGGCACTGAGTCAGCCAGAGAGGGGGCACGAGGTGTGCCTGCCACGGCCACACCCCTTGGCCAACATGAGTGGGGCAGGGAGGCGACATAGTCAGAACATGCACCCGAGCCTCCCAGAACCTTGTGCCAGCCAGGAATGACCTACCTGTCTGCACCTCCCAGATCTTGATCTGCCCATC
The Pan troglodytes isolate AG18354 chromosome 10, NHGRI_mPanTro3-v2.0_pri, whole genome shotgun sequence genome window above contains:
- the WSB2 gene encoding WD repeat and SOCS box-containing protein 2 isoform X1, with translation MLSPAPEEPLLLAELKPGRPHQFDWKSSCETWSVAFSPDGSWFAWSQGHCIVKLIPWPLEEQFIPKGFEAKSRSSKNETKGRGSPKEKTLDCGQIVWGLAFSPWPSPPSRKLWARHHPQVPDVSCLVLATGLNDGQIKIWEVQTGLLLLNLSGHQDVVRDLSFTPSGSLILVSASRDKTLRIWDLNKHGKQIQVLSGHLQWVYCCSISPDCSMLCSAAGEKSVFLWSMRSYTLIRKLEGHQSSVVSCDFSPDSALLVTASYDTNVIMWDPYTGERLRSLHHTQVDPAMDDSDVHISSLRSVCFSPEGLYLATVADDRLLRIWALELKTPIAFAPMTNGLCCTFFPHGGVIATGTRDGHVQFWTAPRVLSSLKHLCRKALRSFLTTYQVLALPIPKKMKEFLTYRTF
- the WSB2 gene encoding WD repeat and SOCS box-containing protein 2 isoform X2 is translated as MEAGEEPLLLAELKPGRPHQFDWKSSCETWSVAFSPDGSWFAWSQGHCIVKLIPWPLEEQFIPKGFEAKSRSSKNETKGRGSPKEKTLDCGQIVWGLAFSPWPSPPSRKLWARHHPQVPDVSCLVLATGLNDGQIKIWEVQTGLLLLNLSGHQDVVRDLSFTPSGSLILVSASRDKTLRIWDLNKHGKQIQVLSGHLQWVYCCSISPDCSMLCSAAGEKSVFLWSMRSYTLIRKLEGHQSSVVSCDFSPDSALLVTASYDTNVIMWDPYTGERLRSLHHTQVDPAMDDSDVHISSLRSVCFSPEGLYLATVADDRLLRIWALELKTPIAFAPMTNGLCCTFFPHGGVIATGTRDGHVQFWTAPRVLSSLKHLCRKALRSFLTTYQVLALPIPKKMKEFLTYRTF
- the WSB2 gene encoding WD repeat and SOCS box-containing protein 2 isoform X3, which gives rise to MLCSAAGEKSVFLWSMRSYTLIRKLEGHQSSVVSCDFSPDSALLVTASYDTNVIMWDPYTGERLRSLHHTQVDPAMDDSDVHISSLRSVCFSPEGLYLATVADDRLLRIWALELKTPIAFAPMTNGLCCTFFPHGGVIATGTRDGHVQFWTAPRVLSSLKHLCRKALRSFLTTYQVLALPIPKKMKEFLTYRTF